The following are encoded together in the Tripterygium wilfordii isolate XIE 37 chromosome 3, ASM1340144v1, whole genome shotgun sequence genome:
- the LOC119991905 gene encoding putative serine/threonine-protein kinase isoform X2 has product MTSSCFGVFNSCKQTDRRGQTEGEEIATNNVRQFSYNSLRSATGDFHPSCRIGGGGFGVVYRGVLRNGTQVAIKCLSAESKQGTHEFLTEIKMISTIRHPNLVELVGCCVERNNRILIYEYMENNSLASVLLGSRSKHVTLSWPQRAAICLGTASGLAFLHEEAEPHIVHRDIKASNVLLDENFAPKIGDFGLAKLFPDNVTHVSTRVAGTMGYLAPDYALLGQLTKKADVYSFGVLLLEIISGKSSSKAAFEEDLLALAEWAWKLRREERLLHMVDPELTEYPENEVIRFIKVALFCTQAAAQQRPNMKQVQQMLAKDVHLNEKVLTEPGVYRVHASQHLGVGSSEETSSSQKNKGKQFVDPLITTSHVYSSTSMTHMLPR; this is encoded by the exons ATGACGAGTAGCTGTTTTGGTGTATTCAACAGCTGTAAACAAACGGACAGGCGAGGTCAGACGGAGGGAGAAG AGATTGCCACCAACAATGTAAGGCAATTTTCTTATAATTCATTGAGATCAGCAACAGGTGATTTCCATCCATCATGTCGGATTGGTGGAGGTGGTTTTGGGGTTGTCTATAGG GGAGTTTTAAGAAATGGTACTCAAGTAGCCATCAAGTGTCTTTCTGCAGAATCTAAACAAGGAACGCATGAGTTCTTAACGGAGATAAAAATGATTTCAACAATACGACATCCAAACCTTGTTGAACTTGTCGGGTGTTGTGTTGAGAGAAATAATCGAATATTGATCTATGAATATATGGAGAACAACAGCCTTGCAAGTGTCTTACTAG GCTCAAGAAGTAAACATGTTACTCTGAGCTGGCCCCAAAGAGCTGCTATTTGTCTGGGCACTGCTTCTGGTCTTGCATTTCTTCATGAAGAAGCTGAACCACATATTGTACACAGAGATATAAAAGCTAGCAATGTCCTTCTTGATGAAAATTTTGCCCCTAAAATAGGGGATTTTGGGCTGGCTAAACTATTTCCTGACAATGTCACTCATGTTAGCACTAGAGTGGCAGGAACAAT GGGATATCTTGCTCCAGATTATGCTCTTCTAGGACAGCTCACAAAAAAGGCAGATGTATACAGTTTTGGAGTACTTCTACTTGAAATAATTAGTGGGAAAAGCAGTAGCAAGGCAGCATTTGAGGAGGATCTGTTGGCTCTTGCTGAATGG GCATGGAAGCTGAGGAGAGAGGAAAGGCTTCTGCATATGGTTGATCCAGAATTGACAGAATATCCAGAAAATGAGGTGATTCGCTTCATTAAAGTTGCACTATTTTGCACCCAAGCAGCTGCGCAACAGAGACCCAACATGAAGCAAGTACAACAGATGCTTGCCAAAGATGTTCACCTTAATGAGAAAGTATTAACCGAGCCAGGGGTGTACAGGGTACATGCTTCTCAGCACTTGGGTGTAGGTAGTTCGGAAGAGACATCATCTTCTCAGAAAAACAAGGGTAAGCAATTCGTCGATCCTCTTATAACCACAAGCCATGTATATAGCTCAACTAGTATGACACATATGCTTCCAAGATAA
- the LOC119991905 gene encoding putative serine/threonine-protein kinase isoform X4, with the protein MTSSCFGVFNSCKQTDRRGQTEGEEIATNNVRQFSYNSLRSATGDFHPSCRIGGGGFGVVYRGVLRNGTQVAIKCLSAESKQGTHEFLTEIKMISTIRHPNLVELVGCCVERNNRILIYEYMENNSLASVLLGSRSKHVTLSWPQRAAICLGTASGLAFLHEEAEPHIVHRDIKASNVLLDENFAPKIGDFGLAKLFPDNVTHVSTRVAGTMGYLAPDYALLGQLTKKADVYSFGVLLLEIISGKSSSKAAFEEDLLALAEWAWKLRREERLLHMVDPELTEYPENEVIRFIKVALFCTQAAAQQRPNMKQVQQMLAKDVHLNEKVLTEPGVYRVHASQHLGVGSSEETSSSQKNKGRGALTLEVGTDAGLHMR; encoded by the exons ATGACGAGTAGCTGTTTTGGTGTATTCAACAGCTGTAAACAAACGGACAGGCGAGGTCAGACGGAGGGAGAAG AGATTGCCACCAACAATGTAAGGCAATTTTCTTATAATTCATTGAGATCAGCAACAGGTGATTTCCATCCATCATGTCGGATTGGTGGAGGTGGTTTTGGGGTTGTCTATAGG GGAGTTTTAAGAAATGGTACTCAAGTAGCCATCAAGTGTCTTTCTGCAGAATCTAAACAAGGAACGCATGAGTTCTTAACGGAGATAAAAATGATTTCAACAATACGACATCCAAACCTTGTTGAACTTGTCGGGTGTTGTGTTGAGAGAAATAATCGAATATTGATCTATGAATATATGGAGAACAACAGCCTTGCAAGTGTCTTACTAG GCTCAAGAAGTAAACATGTTACTCTGAGCTGGCCCCAAAGAGCTGCTATTTGTCTGGGCACTGCTTCTGGTCTTGCATTTCTTCATGAAGAAGCTGAACCACATATTGTACACAGAGATATAAAAGCTAGCAATGTCCTTCTTGATGAAAATTTTGCCCCTAAAATAGGGGATTTTGGGCTGGCTAAACTATTTCCTGACAATGTCACTCATGTTAGCACTAGAGTGGCAGGAACAAT GGGATATCTTGCTCCAGATTATGCTCTTCTAGGACAGCTCACAAAAAAGGCAGATGTATACAGTTTTGGAGTACTTCTACTTGAAATAATTAGTGGGAAAAGCAGTAGCAAGGCAGCATTTGAGGAGGATCTGTTGGCTCTTGCTGAATGG GCATGGAAGCTGAGGAGAGAGGAAAGGCTTCTGCATATGGTTGATCCAGAATTGACAGAATATCCAGAAAATGAGGTGATTCGCTTCATTAAAGTTGCACTATTTTGCACCCAAGCAGCTGCGCAACAGAGACCCAACATGAAGCAAGTACAACAGATGCTTGCCAAAGATGTTCACCTTAATGAGAAAGTATTAACCGAGCCAGGGGTGTACAGGGTACATGCTTCTCAGCACTTGGGTGTAGGTAGTTCGGAAGAGACATCATCTTCTCAGAAAAACAAGG GTAGAGGCGCACTAaccttggaagttggaacagaTGCTGGGCTTCACATGAGATGA
- the LOC119991905 gene encoding putative serine/threonine-protein kinase isoform X3 — protein sequence MTSSCFGVFNSCKQTDRRGQTEGEEIATNNVRQFSYNSLRSATGDFHPSCRIGGGGFGVVYRGVLRNGTQVAIKCLSAESKQGTHEFLTEIKMISTIRHPNLVELVGCCVERNNRILIYEYMENNSLASVLLGSRSKHVTLSWPQRAAICLGTASGLAFLHEEAEPHIVHRDIKASNVLLDENFAPKIGDFGLAKLFPDNVTHVSTRVAGTMGYLAPDYALLGQLTKKADVYSFGVLLLEIISGKSSSKAAFEEDLLALAEWAWKLRREERLLHMVDPELTEYPENEVIRFIKVALFCTQAAAQQRPNMKQVQQMLAKDVHLNEKVLTEPGVYRVHASQHLGVGSSEETSSSQKNKVGSKIEPDAYSPCDWDAS from the exons ATGACGAGTAGCTGTTTTGGTGTATTCAACAGCTGTAAACAAACGGACAGGCGAGGTCAGACGGAGGGAGAAG AGATTGCCACCAACAATGTAAGGCAATTTTCTTATAATTCATTGAGATCAGCAACAGGTGATTTCCATCCATCATGTCGGATTGGTGGAGGTGGTTTTGGGGTTGTCTATAGG GGAGTTTTAAGAAATGGTACTCAAGTAGCCATCAAGTGTCTTTCTGCAGAATCTAAACAAGGAACGCATGAGTTCTTAACGGAGATAAAAATGATTTCAACAATACGACATCCAAACCTTGTTGAACTTGTCGGGTGTTGTGTTGAGAGAAATAATCGAATATTGATCTATGAATATATGGAGAACAACAGCCTTGCAAGTGTCTTACTAG GCTCAAGAAGTAAACATGTTACTCTGAGCTGGCCCCAAAGAGCTGCTATTTGTCTGGGCACTGCTTCTGGTCTTGCATTTCTTCATGAAGAAGCTGAACCACATATTGTACACAGAGATATAAAAGCTAGCAATGTCCTTCTTGATGAAAATTTTGCCCCTAAAATAGGGGATTTTGGGCTGGCTAAACTATTTCCTGACAATGTCACTCATGTTAGCACTAGAGTGGCAGGAACAAT GGGATATCTTGCTCCAGATTATGCTCTTCTAGGACAGCTCACAAAAAAGGCAGATGTATACAGTTTTGGAGTACTTCTACTTGAAATAATTAGTGGGAAAAGCAGTAGCAAGGCAGCATTTGAGGAGGATCTGTTGGCTCTTGCTGAATGG GCATGGAAGCTGAGGAGAGAGGAAAGGCTTCTGCATATGGTTGATCCAGAATTGACAGAATATCCAGAAAATGAGGTGATTCGCTTCATTAAAGTTGCACTATTTTGCACCCAAGCAGCTGCGCAACAGAGACCCAACATGAAGCAAGTACAACAGATGCTTGCCAAAGATGTTCACCTTAATGAGAAAGTATTAACCGAGCCAGGGGTGTACAGGGTACATGCTTCTCAGCACTTGGGTGTAGGTAGTTCGGAAGAGACATCATCTTCTCAGAAAAACAAGG TGGGCTCAAAAATAGAGCCCGATGCTTACTCCCCTTGCGATTGGGACGCCTCCTGA